The sequence below is a genomic window from Chroococcidiopsis sp. TS-821.
CATCCAGGGGGAATTTCCCATCTGGTAGATTGGGTGACGCGCGAGGCGTATTCGCACGAAGTGAGTAGCTGTGGCTTTTGGTTTGGTGGTAGTACTAGTCACAGAACCAATTTTTTACTCTTATGCCTATCCTGAACCTGAAAAGTTTCGCGATTATCCAATTCAACCGCAGGAGGCGTTCTACAGTACA
It includes:
- a CDS encoding DUF5996 family protein — translated: MALALYTFSGVALHLAVTRFSGRVAPEHPGGISHLVDWVTREAYSHEVSSCGFWFGGSTSHRTNFLLLCLS